The Fulvia fulva chromosome 1, complete sequence region GTTTTGGGAGTGATCGTGGAGGAGGTTGACGAGGGCGGTGTCTAGGAAGATGTTTTCGAAGGCTAGGTTCTGCATCCTGGGGAGGTTGGGCGGGGAGATGGGGAGGGGGGTGTGGATGTGGCCTAGGCCGCCTGGAATCAATCGGTCAGTGGTGGGGGTGGTATGCTAGGGGTAGGGTATGGAGGTTTGAATCCTTACCGATGGGACAGTGAGGACTTGCCGCGAAACGGAGTGAGGTCGCGGAGGAGAGGTGAGCGAAGAACGAGCTGTTTAGACAGCGGATAAAATCGCAATACCCCGGGGCTGTGCTTGCTGACCATTCACTCATATCGCCTCCTCCCCAGAGCTCAATATCAAGAACCTCAAGCCCTGCCAGGAAAACCTTCCATTCAGTCGTCAAATAAGCCGAAGTCCCTTTCGGCACCAGATTCCTCATCTGCAACCTCTTAACAACCTGATTCCCACCCAGCGCCGAGATAACATCCCTAAGCGTCATACGCCAGTGGAATTCATGTTCCTTCTCGGCAAAGTCTGCCTCTGTCTCAGGGAGCTCGAAGATGCCGAATAAGCCCGGTTCTCCGTAGTCGTAGTGGCTCTCCCCGTCACCGTCGAGATCATTGATATCGCTGTCGAAGTCGAAATCGAAGCTCAGCTGCAAACTCGTGAGATTGGGTAAAAGCTCGCCATCCAGCATCTTCCGAGCAGTCTCGGGAAGACGACAATCATCCTCATCGTCCTTATCGCAAGTGTACTGTCCCTGTTCACCAGGATCGATGGGGTCGCCGTGATCATGATCTCCGGGTGAGTTGCCAAGGAGGCACAAATCGAAGTATAACTTGTTGACGTGGCGACTGTATTTCAAGGTGATCTCTTGCAGGATCTCTGCATCATCTTCGCGATTGGTAGCTCGTACCCCTTCAAATAGTGTCGGCACTAGCAACCCGTGAAAACGAGAATCGACAGTGGCGAATGCGCGTGTTGCTGCAATGTCCAGGTACTCAACAATCCGCATCAGCAGCTCGTCGGGAAGGTCGGCGAGGATGGTCATTCTTGTGAAGTATAGCTAGGAGAGAATTGTGCTACACGGAGGCCCCATGTAGCAGAAAGATGTGTTTTACAACTTTTCATTCCACGACAAGACGGGAAGCCATGCCATGCCATGCCAACGCCAATGCCGTCCGTTCCACATCTAAAGAATCGGTTCCAGGCAGAGAGCCAATAACAGGATCCATCCCTCGCGAATGCCTGGAACATGTGAAGAACCTTACAAGTACCTGGGTGTTGGCTGCCATACGTACAGTCCGCGGCATTACGGCTAGTGAATGTCGTTCTCACGGGACGTATTGAAGACTCGAAAGAAAGGACGAAGGGTATTGCTGTGAATGGGAGGGTTCAGTCCCCATCGCTTGCCGCACTGAGTTTAGCTTGACTGATGGTCTGAGCACTCAGTGTCCCGATCACAGGGCAGGGCAGGCAATCGAAGAACGGAGTGTTCATTTACCGCAGCTCAGCATTTCAACTATGGGTACAGTACTCTGACCAAAGCAAGAGAGAGTACTTCGAAAGGTTTCATACACAACACTTTCCTCAAAGCACACAGTCGCGTCACCTGAATGGCAGCAACATTGAACTTTGTCAAGCGGATTGCAATATGAGTCTGGGTGAAAGTCCTGTCGGGTGATGAGAATTATTGTGCATATAAAGGCTGCTACAGCTCTAAGCTGGGCTGTAAAGGGACTGCTTCTATACTACTTATCACCCGCTAAGAGCAAGACAAGCATCCACCGCGCGACCTACATTCCCTTCCTGGGCGCGGACGACGTCTTCGATGACTTCTTTGTCGAGGTTGGGGAACATGCTCTGTAATGTTCTGCCGTCACGTCAGTATCCTATCATGCATTCGCGAACGAGACAGTATCGTAGATAACTTACTCAACCACAACCCGATGCTCCTGCGCTCGTACCCTTTGCGCCTGAGCAACTTCCGCACTCGCCTGTCTCGTCGCATGGTCCTCAGCAGAACATTCATTAAGAAGACGCTGTCGACTCCGCTCTCGTTCTGCGGAGGAGCGCTGGCTTGTACTGCCACTTTGCCGTTGATCTAATCTCGGCGCCGGACTAAGGCCTCGAGGTGTTGATCCAGGTTGCGGTGAACTTCTGCTCGACTCCTCGTTTGTGACGTCGTCGGAGAACATGCGGCCAATACTGCTGAGAGGCCTTTGGATCGTGCGCAGGAGACCTGTCACTGCGTCTTCGTCATCTGGACTTGCGGGCTGAGCTTGTCTTTCCGCAAGTCTTTGGCTGGGCCGTCGTCTTGGGCTGGAGCGCTCGGCGTCCATGCTATTCCGTGGTGTGACTTCGGCTCGACTTAGCGCGCTCTTTTCGCTGAGGTGTTGCATTGGAGCTGTGGATGTTGCCGCGTGTGTTTGCGCTTCGTACTCTTCGGTGCGGTCTTTCTCAGCGATGGCGCTCACGGCTTGTTCGACTTGCCGCTCGAACTCATCGTCTGTGATGGTGAGTGTCGTACGATCGAGGTTTTCGATGAATTGCACAACCCCCATCAGGGAAGACATGTAGTAGCCAGCCTCCCCTCCCAGCTTCTCCTGGTTCCTGAACCGCCAGATGTACTGCACATTGCTGACCAGATGTTCTGGCCGCGCTCGCAGGACTGTGTATATGAGCAGCGGCACAAAAGCATCGGCTGACTGATCTGCCTTAGCATTCCTCAGGAAGCCAAAGATGACTTTGCAGGCGTTGAGCACGCAAATGACCTTATCTCGAGGTGCTCGATAAGTGTTGATCTTGAGTAGCTCTTTCTGGGCCAGAGCAAGAAACTTCTTGCCCTTTTCGCCAATGGGTTTGATGTCAAGGTGCTCTTCTGAGACCCAGCCATAAATCTTGATCTTTTGTGCAATCACATCGTCACGCTCAACATCTTCCTGATGCTGCCCTCTTCGACCAGGTCCATGTGGGTTGGCTTGATCCACTGCCGAGCGCCCGTTTTTGGCGCCCTTTCGTGGGCTTCCAGGTGCTGATGGTATCGCGGGCGAGAAAGCTTGTGAGTATAGTCTATTCATGACCAACTTCTCCATACCTTCCCTAGCATTATCGAATTCGGCATCGGATACTGTCCGCCACACGTCGCACATACCCATCCTCTTCGTGATGAACTCCAAAAAGTCTGAGATGATCTTGACTTGCTCATGCACCATCCACTGCTTCTTGTTGAATTCACTCAAGAACGACCGCAGATACTTTGCAACGGAATCGGCGGATTTGTGTCGCAGCTGCTCTAGAAATCGGTGAAAGTCAAATGGAAGCGCTGGCTCAGGATCTGGCTCAGGAGGCGGGGGCTGATGTATAGAACCAGCTTTCCCGCTTATAATGGACTCCTGATCATCTGACCTCACCCGATGTACACTCGAGTTGGAAATCGAATTTCCGGTGCCTTGCGGGCCGAGTGGAGAGGCAGCAGCCACACTCTGACCAGAATTCTGCTGGCTGAGAGTGTATGAAGGTTGTGGTTCCAGGCTACTAGATCGAGGAGGCAGTACCAATACAGGCTGCTGCTTGTCCAAGCGCGGTGACATGATATCGTCTTCCCCAAGTCCGCCCATGCCATCTTCGAACTGATCCATGATTGTCTGAATTTCCAGCCCCGTAGTCTCTTTCGTGCCTTGCGGCGCATCGGGCACATCGTCTGCGGTCTCTTCGTCCGGCGGTGGTGGATGCTTCTCGTCGTAGTCCTCAGTCTCCGGCTTGACGGGTGCCTTATCTTTTCGCGGGGGTTCAGGTGGAGGTGGTGTCACAGGAAGCTGCTCCTTCTCCTTTATCGTCCTCTCTGGCACACTATGACTGGTACTGCCTGCTTCCTCTTCCAAAGTCATCTCTGCTGCCCGCCTCGCCAAGTGTTCGCTGGCTCGTCGCTCGATGTCTCTCGCCATGGCCGCATGCTCGCCGTCTGTAGAAGTAGATCCCGAGGCAGCCGCTTCCATCTTGTGATCCGCTTTTACCCCATCACGCTCCTCGTCCTTCACGGGAGATGTCACCGCAGTCTCCGTCTCCGGCGGGTCTGACTTTGCCGCATCTTTCCTGCTGTCTTCCACCCTCACTTCGCCAGCCACTACGCTGGAGTTGTCTGATAGTCGCCGCACTACTTCCGGCGTCGATGCCGTCAAAGGTTCATGCTGGTCTGTAGCCTGCGATAGCTCTGGTGATTCGCTCGTGCTGGACATAGACAGTCGCGGAGTTCGGTATAGTTCTGTTCGTGGTCGCGACTTCGTTCTTTATCATCCGGCATGCCGTGGGGGTATCGTTACAGTACAGCGCTCTATCGACGGGGTTGGTACATAGAATCTCTCTCAACAGGAGTTGTCTCCAGTGCAAGCAGCAGGTGATCGTCAGAGGTCAAAGCTCCCATCGACCTCGAAAAGTGGCCCCTCCTCGGCACGACGCGTCTTGCTTCACCTCGCGCCGCACCACAAACATCAACACTTCACTTCATGGGCAGGTCGTAAACTGGTCATGTGCGGCATCTTCTGCTCCATCAGCAGGCACAAGCATATCCAGCCACCCGCATCTATTCAGACACTGCTTCAAGCTCGAGGACCAGATGCCTCAGACACGCTGCTACTGGAGTGTTGTTGCAGTGAGCCTGGAGACGAAACGACATACGTGACATG contains the following coding sequences:
- a CDS encoding Vacuolar protein sorting-associated protein, whose amino-acid sequence is MSSTSESPELSQATDQHEPLTASTPEVVRRLSDNSSVVAGEVRVEDSRKDAAKSDPPETETAVTSPVKDEERDGVKADHKMEAAASGSTSTDGEHAAMARDIERRASEHLARRAAEMTLEEEAGSTSHSVPERTIKEKEQLPVTPPPPEPPRKDKAPVKPETEDYDEKHPPPPDEETADDVPDAPQGTKETTGLEIQTIMDQFEDGMGGLGEDDIMSPRLDKQQPVLVLPPRSSSLEPQPSYTLSQQNSGQSVAAASPLGPQGTGNSISNSSVHRVRSDDQESIISGKAGSIHQPPPPEPDPEPALPFDFHRFLEQLRHKSADSVAKYLRSFLSEFNKKQWMVHEQVKIISDFLEFITKRMGMCDVWRTVSDAEFDNAREGMEKLVMNRLYSQAFSPAIPSAPGSPRKGAKNGRSAVDQANPHGPGRRGQHQEDVERDDVIAQKIKIYGWVSEEHLDIKPIGEKGKKFLALAQKELLKINTYRAPRDKVICVLNACKVIFGFLRNAKADQSADAFVPLLIYTVLRARPEHLVSNVQYIWRFRNQEKLGGEAGYYMSSLMGVVQFIENLDRTTLTITDDEFERQVEQAVSAIAEKDRTEEYEAQTHAATSTAPMQHLSEKSALSRAEVTPRNSMDAERSSPRRRPSQRLAERQAQPASPDDEDAVTGLLRTIQRPLSSIGRMFSDDVTNEESSRSSPQPGSTPRGLSPAPRLDQRQSGSTSQRSSAERERSRQRLLNECSAEDHATRQASAEVAQAQRVRAQEHRVVVETLQSMFPNLDKEVIEDVVRAQEGNLYFTRMTILADLPDELLMRIVEYLDIAATRAFATVDSRFHGLLVPTLFEGVRATNREDDAEILQEITLKYSRHVNKLYFDLCLLGNSPGDHDHGDPIDPGEQGQYTCDKDDEDDCRLPETARKMLDGELLPNLTSLQLSFDFDFDSDINDLDGDGESHYDYGEPGLFGIFELPETEADFAEKEHEFHWRMTLRDVISALGGNQVVKRLQMRNLVPKGTSAYLTTEWKVFLAGLEVLDIELWGGGDMSEWSASTAPGYCDFIRCLNSSFFAHLSSATSLRFAASPHCPIGGLGHIHTPLPISPPNLPRMQNLAFENIFLDTALVNLLHDHSQNLQSLAFKNCLSLGRKPDYSISSDRVSWADLFITIRTSKPILRKLTVEDEPHALRLAEGYDVWGCEVGKESEKVKGVEGEVERGERKVFLYGGFDEKYGYVVGRGELNLECFQEGADQREWDAVREVVEGNRGRVEVGG